A region from the Triticum aestivum cultivar Chinese Spring chromosome 3D, IWGSC CS RefSeq v2.1, whole genome shotgun sequence genome encodes:
- the LOC123075236 gene encoding uncharacterized protein produces MPAPPLRTVHLRRSPSPPDDAPESAAIAVDGGGGVDLALVGRALGLDPASVRLNGYFVSRGPGHVSTAVTWGALLAFFAARGLPTGADPTAPVAVRGRPAPSPPRPDPGVLQSSKRKSGLETENCSKKSKLQHNSSALSKSSEELLSDEITLGLKRRLRLDDMTPSKRIKQVDYNSETQQPVKFSCSFMNGHGKRTRDEEMVTSLPCKRVR; encoded by the exons ATGCCTGCGCCGCCGCTCCGGACCGTGCACCTGCGccggtctccctcgccgcccgACGACGCGCCAGAGTCGGCGGCCATCGCCGTCGACGGAGGCGGCGGGGTGGACCTCGCCCTGGTGGGCCGCGCGCTGGGGCTGGACCCCGCCAGCGTCCGCCTCAACGGCTACTTCGTCAGCCGCGGCCCCGGCCACGTCTCCACGGCGGTCACCTGGGGCGCGCTCCTCGCCTTCTTCGCCGCGCGCGGGCTCCCCACCGGCGCCGACCCcaccgcgcccgtcgccgtccgcGGCAGGCCCGCGCCTTCGCCCCCACGCCCAG ATCCTGGAGTTCTTCAGTCCTCCAAGCGTAAGTCTGGGTTGGAGACAGAAAATTGTTCCAAGAAGAGCAAGCTCCAACACAACAGCTCAGCTCTTTCAAAATCTAGCGAGGAGCTACTTAGTGATGAGATCACCCTTGGTTTGAAGAGAAGACTCAGATTGGACGACATGACTCCATCTAAGAGGATCAAACAAGTAGACTACAACTCAG AAACACAACAGCCAGTAAAATTCTCCTGCAGCTTCATGAACGGGCACGGAAAGCGGACACGAGATGAGGAGATGGTCACCTCACTCCCATGCAAGAGAGTCCGGTGA